One window from the genome of Nicotiana tomentosiformis chromosome 5, ASM39032v3, whole genome shotgun sequence encodes:
- the LOC138892529 gene encoding uncharacterized mitochondrial protein AtMg00860-like gives MSDRWSSKASQAVVTGILTVQSHDVYALIDFVSTLSYVTPYIAMEFGIEQEQLHEPFSVSTPVVFIDDILVYSRIREDRAHHLRTVLQTLYQHKFYAKLSKCKFWLESVTFLGHVVSIEGNKVDPQKIAAVKNWSRPTTPTEIRSFLGLAGYYRKFMEGFYTLACPLTKLI, from the exons ATGAGCGATCGCTGGAGTTCCAAGGCTTCTCAAgctgttgtcacaggtatattgactgtccaatctcatgatgtatatgccctTATTGATTTCGTTTCCACTTTATCCTATGTCACTCCTTatattgctatggaatttgggatagaacaagaacaacttcatgagccgttctctgtatctactccggttg tgttcattgatgacattcttgtatattcacgaattCGAGAGGATCGTGCACATCATCTCAGGACAGTTCTGCAAactctatatcagcacaagttttATGCGAAGTTGTCAAAGTgtaaattttggcttgaatctgtcacattcttgggtcatgtcgtctccataGAAGGAAACAAGGTTGATCCACAGAAGAtcgcagctgtgaagaattggtcgAGGCCTACAaccccaacagagattcgcagtttcttgggcttagctgggtattacagaaagtttatgGAGGGGTTCTATACTCTTGCTTGTCCTTTGACTAAATTGATTtag
- the LOC138892530 gene encoding uncharacterized protein — protein MDHFLPTETKVARAAEFESLKQGSMNMWEYYMEFVCLSKYAIHMLPTMEARVRRFVQGLSPWVINEASIAALNYDMNYGKMVAFAQAIETLKLKNRMERQSSSKARSVGNFGGSSGGSGGRSVFRGASSGPSQSFAQSSMGAQSSGPSQGNMGTHQQGRPDRRFQQ, from the coding sequence atggatcatttcttgcctaccgAAACTAAGGTagctcgtgccgctgagtttgaaagcctgaagcagggtagtatgaatatGTGGGAGTACTATATGGAGTTTGTGTGCCTGTCCAAGTacgctattcacatgttgcccactatggaggctagagtgcgccggtttgtacagggTCTTAGCCCAtgggttatcaatgaggcctctatAGCTGCTTTGAAttacgatatgaactatggtaagatggtggcattcgctcaagccatagagaccctcaaattgaagaatagaatggagcgtcagagtagcagcaaggcccggtctgtgggcaactttggtggttcttccggtggtagTGGTGGTAGGTCGGTGTTCAGGGGAGCatcatcaggaccatcccaatcattcgcccagtcttcgatgggtgcacagtcatctggacccagtcagggcaacatgggaacCCACCAAcagggtcggcccgacagaaggtttcagcagtag
- the LOC138892531 gene encoding uncharacterized protein, with product MAPYEALYRRRFRSLVGWLEPGEARILGTDLVQDVLDKVTLILDLLHMAQSRLKSYTSRKVCDVAYMVVDKVLLRVSSMKGVMRFEKKGKLSPRYIGPFGVLEWIGEVAYKLALLPSLSSIHPVFHVSMLWKYFSDSSHILDFNTAQLDGDLTYDMESVAILDRQV from the coding sequence atggctccgtatgaggccttgtataggAGACGGTTTCggtctctagttggttggttagagccaggtgaggctaggatattgggtactgacttggttcaggatgtttTGGACAAGGTTACATTGATTCTAGATCTGCTTCACATGGCACAGTCTAGACTGAAGAGTTACACCagtcggaaggtttgtgatgttgcttacatggtggtaGACAAGGTATTGCTTAGAGTTtcatccatgaagggtgttatgaggttcgagaagaagggcaagttgagccctcggtatattggcccgtTTGGGGTGCTTGAgtggattggggaggtggcttacaagcttgcattgctgcctagtctatcgagtattcatccagtatttcatgtctccatgctctggaagtattttAGCGattcgtctcatattttggacttcaacacggctcagttagatggggatttgacatATGAtatggagtcggtggccattttggatcgacaagtttga